A window of Chloracidobacterium sp. N contains these coding sequences:
- a CDS encoding iron ABC transporter permease encodes MTRRDAWMLTGLTLLLTGVVILATALGTANVPPLRAMRILWDVLTGNEGDYPAWQRTVLLWVRLPRVLTAALVGGGLALTGAVMQAIFRNPMAEPGIIGVSAGAAFGAVTALYLGATTFSMLLAPTGAFIGALGCTFVVYALASSGHGRLSVTTLLLSGVAVGSIVSALTSFVLALSLRQWEVGRQMLSWLMGDFEGRSWGHVALVFPLTLVGSVWLALHGRELNLLLTGEESALSLGIDVPALRRNLIVWASLVTAATVSAVGAIGFVGLIVPHLLRLVMGPDNRRLLPAAFLGGAAFLVVADMVCRLASLSDLRPGVVTSLVGGPFFLYLLIRSRRAWAASV; translated from the coding sequence ATGACGCGCCGTGACGCATGGATGTTGACCGGATTGACGCTGCTGCTGACCGGGGTGGTCATTCTGGCAACCGCTCTGGGGACAGCAAATGTGCCCCCGCTGCGCGCCATGCGCATCCTGTGGGATGTCCTGACCGGCAACGAAGGTGACTATCCGGCGTGGCAGCGAACCGTCCTGTTGTGGGTACGTCTGCCGCGCGTCCTGACAGCGGCGCTGGTCGGAGGCGGGCTGGCGCTGACCGGGGCCGTGATGCAGGCGATTTTTCGCAATCCGATGGCGGAGCCGGGCATCATCGGCGTCTCAGCCGGAGCAGCTTTTGGCGCGGTGACGGCGCTGTACCTTGGCGCGACGACCTTCTCGATGCTGCTGGCCCCGACGGGCGCTTTCATCGGCGCGCTCGGCTGTACGTTTGTCGTCTATGCGCTGGCATCCAGCGGACATGGACGGCTGTCGGTCACGACCCTGTTGTTGTCGGGGGTTGCCGTGGGCAGTATCGTATCGGCCCTGACCTCGTTTGTGCTCGCTTTGTCGCTGCGCCAGTGGGAGGTCGGGCGGCAGATGCTTTCTTGGCTGATGGGGGATTTTGAAGGGCGCTCGTGGGGCCACGTGGCGCTGGTATTTCCGCTGACCCTGGTGGGGAGTGTCTGGCTGGCACTGCACGGCCGGGAACTCAACCTGCTGCTGACCGGTGAAGAATCCGCGCTGTCGCTGGGGATTGACGTGCCGGCGCTGCGCCGCAACCTGATTGTCTGGGCTTCGCTGGTGACGGCAGCGACGGTCTCGGCCGTGGGGGCCATCGGGTTTGTTGGCTTGATTGTGCCGCACCTGTTGCGTCTGGTGATGGGGCCGGACAACCGCCGTCTGTTGCCAGCGGCGTTTCTGGGCGGAGCGGCCTTTCTGGTGGTGGCTGACATGGTGTGCCGTCTGGCGTCTCTGTCGGACTTGCGTCCGGGTGTCGTCACCTCGCTGGTCGGTGGGCCGTTCTTTCTCTACCTGCTCATCCGATCGCGGCGTGCGTGGGCGGCATCGGTGTGA
- a CDS encoding serine/threonine-protein kinase, translating into MRFRLTRHPFTVVTCGMAAVALFYIVFAIVVLGRYGGYEKDFGWQYKVEADHYALAARDESLREVDGWRLVAINGDTRLFPIARDRMIWLHLRDIAPGQTYTLQVSRGAEMRELTLTASLRWQWQLVWHALAYGLVTLSFAGFALFLGFLRPEDGLARLAALAAFATSAIPCFRMLEPVAPLFSTVELTLFYAMVTSYPIFLALGVHFYARFPSRARLAAVWRPVIVLGYVLGALIGGGYRWLDWVTVQGRPQAIELMIRFGTVFYALDPLALVYLLAGFVVLVVVVTGNYRRLKEPDDRRRIQWAVYGTLVGIAPFAVLTAVEVVFGAYRGALAANPTYQLLTFFSEITYIAIPVTLGYTIVRHRLFDVKVIVRRGVQYALAKRALTALVVVPLAWLVLMALLNTHMTIRELFLTNPLSVALGIFAALALRFQAPLQQWIDRRFFRDQYDRERLLIELPEQLKQQTSLDELTDLVTREVTTALRPKTFRLVFLSTAVGQETLAETQKPSRYLSLPERSPLADYMQLATGAQEVPLPPEVQLSAFELSILEQVQAALLVPMKNADGRLVGLMMLGEKQSEEPYSALDRQTLQAIGAQVGIIHDNTRLRAHVERAERMRREVLARLDEQEINLVKECPVCGRCYDANVNLCADDRAELTLSLPVERVIEGKYRLDSLLGKGGMGAVYLAHDLRLNRSVAVKVILAHLFGDPAALRRFEREARTAAALRHPNLVAVYDFGRTGAGGAYLVMEVVRGRSLRAELRQRGRLDGPTAALWFDQICEGVKAAHAAGIVHRDLKPENVVICRDEGSLPLIKVLDFGLAKSSLEDEQTITRPGMVMGTVGYMAPEQAMGREAVAGSDIFSLGVMLVEAVTGEVPFPRRNFSEYVVAVRNQAMRLSLGATPEARTLERIVRRALSREPEDRYVSVAEFQAAVIPALRFYAVHPAAAPKPASADDMPTLPALRHLENSTHAPTLAEPAAPDIKP; encoded by the coding sequence ATGAGATTTCGCCTCACCCGCCATCCATTTACCGTCGTCACCTGTGGCATGGCGGCCGTGGCGTTGTTTTACATCGTCTTTGCGATAGTTGTTCTGGGGCGCTACGGTGGGTATGAAAAGGATTTCGGGTGGCAGTACAAGGTTGAAGCTGACCACTATGCCCTGGCGGCCAGGGATGAGTCCTTGCGCGAGGTGGACGGCTGGCGGCTGGTGGCCATCAATGGCGACACGCGGCTGTTTCCCATCGCCCGCGACCGGATGATATGGCTGCACCTGCGTGACATCGCACCGGGGCAGACCTACACCCTGCAGGTTTCCCGGGGGGCGGAGATGCGGGAACTGACCCTGACCGCGTCTCTGCGCTGGCAGTGGCAACTCGTGTGGCACGCGCTGGCATACGGCCTCGTCACGCTGTCGTTTGCCGGTTTTGCGCTCTTTCTGGGGTTTCTGCGCCCGGAAGACGGACTGGCGCGGCTGGCGGCGCTGGCCGCTTTTGCCACATCCGCCATTCCCTGTTTTCGCATGCTGGAACCGGTCGCGCCGTTGTTCTCAACGGTGGAGTTGACCCTGTTCTATGCCATGGTCACGTCGTACCCGATCTTCCTGGCGCTGGGGGTGCACTTCTACGCCCGTTTCCCGTCGCGCGCGCGGCTGGCTGCGGTATGGCGTCCGGTCATTGTGCTTGGCTACGTGCTTGGGGCGCTCATTGGGGGTGGGTATCGCTGGCTGGACTGGGTGACGGTGCAGGGGCGGCCGCAGGCCATCGAGTTGATGATCCGCTTCGGGACGGTTTTTTATGCCCTTGACCCACTGGCGCTGGTGTACCTGCTGGCCGGGTTTGTCGTGCTGGTTGTGGTTGTCACCGGGAACTACCGGCGTTTGAAGGAACCAGACGACCGCCGCCGAATTCAGTGGGCCGTGTATGGGACGCTGGTCGGTATTGCTCCCTTTGCCGTGTTGACCGCCGTCGAGGTGGTTTTTGGCGCGTATCGCGGGGCGCTGGCCGCCAATCCAACCTACCAGCTTCTGACCTTTTTTTCCGAGATAACCTACATCGCCATCCCGGTGACACTGGGTTACACCATCGTGCGCCACCGGCTGTTCGATGTGAAGGTCATCGTCCGGCGGGGGGTGCAGTACGCCCTGGCCAAACGCGCCCTGACCGCACTGGTTGTCGTCCCGCTGGCCTGGCTGGTGTTGATGGCCCTGCTCAACACGCACATGACCATTCGTGAGCTGTTTCTGACGAACCCGCTCTCGGTGGCGCTGGGCATCTTTGCGGCGCTGGCCCTGCGTTTCCAGGCACCATTGCAGCAGTGGATTGATCGCCGTTTCTTCCGGGACCAGTATGACCGTGAGCGGTTGCTCATCGAACTTCCCGAACAACTCAAGCAACAGACCTCGCTGGACGAGCTGACCGACCTGGTGACGCGGGAGGTCACAACCGCACTCCGCCCAAAAACTTTTCGTCTGGTGTTTCTCTCCACGGCAGTGGGTCAGGAAACCCTGGCGGAAACCCAGAAGCCAAGCCGGTATCTGTCGCTGCCGGAGCGTTCTCCGCTGGCGGACTACATGCAGTTGGCGACGGGGGCCCAGGAGGTGCCGCTGCCGCCGGAAGTGCAGCTCAGTGCGTTTGAACTGTCCATTCTTGAACAGGTGCAGGCTGCCTTACTCGTGCCGATGAAGAATGCCGATGGGCGGCTCGTCGGTCTGATGATGCTGGGGGAAAAACAATCGGAAGAACCCTATTCGGCGCTTGACCGTCAGACGCTGCAGGCCATCGGCGCACAGGTTGGCATCATTCATGACAACACCCGGCTCCGGGCACACGTGGAACGGGCTGAACGGATGCGCCGCGAAGTGCTGGCACGCCTGGACGAACAGGAAATCAACCTGGTCAAGGAATGTCCGGTGTGCGGCCGGTGCTACGATGCCAACGTCAACCTCTGCGCCGATGACCGGGCGGAACTCACCCTGTCTCTGCCGGTCGAGCGGGTCATCGAAGGGAAGTACCGCCTGGACAGCCTGCTGGGAAAGGGCGGGATGGGCGCGGTCTATCTGGCCCACGATCTGCGCCTCAACCGGTCGGTGGCCGTCAAGGTCATTCTGGCGCACCTGTTTGGCGATCCGGCGGCGCTGCGCCGTTTTGAACGCGAGGCGCGCACGGCGGCGGCGCTGCGCCATCCCAATCTGGTGGCCGTGTACGACTTCGGGCGCACCGGGGCCGGGGGCGCGTACCTCGTCATGGAAGTGGTGCGGGGACGCTCCCTGCGGGCCGAACTGCGCCAGCGCGGACGACTGGACGGCCCGACGGCGGCGCTCTGGTTCGACCAAATCTGCGAGGGGGTCAAAGCCGCCCATGCGGCCGGGATCGTTCATCGTGACCTGAAGCCCGAAAATGTGGTCATCTGCCGTGACGAAGGGAGCCTGCCCCTGATCAAGGTGCTCGACTTTGGGCTGGCCAAATCCAGCCTCGAAGATGAGCAGACCATCACGCGCCCCGGCATGGTGATGGGAACGGTGGGCTACATGGCGCCGGAACAGGCCATGGGGCGTGAAGCCGTCGCCGGCAGCGACATCTTCTCGCTGGGCGTCATGCTGGTCGAGGCCGTGACGGGTGAGGTGCCATTCCCGCGCCGCAACTTCAGCGAGTATGTCGTCGCTGTCAGAAACCAGGCCATGCGTTTGTCTTTGGGGGCGACACCGGAGGCGCGGACGCTGGAGCGTATCGTGCGCCGTGCCCTGTCACGTGAGCCGGAAGACCGGTATGTATCGGTTGCCGAGTTTCAGGCGGCTGTCATCCCGGCCCTGCGGTTCTATGCGGTGCATCCAGCCGCCGCGCCAAAACCTGCCTCAGCCGACGATATGCCAACTTTGCCCGCTCTCCGCCATCTGGAAAATTCCACCCACGCTCCCACCCTCGCCGAACCGGCCGCGCCGGACATCAAGCCATAA
- a CDS encoding ABC transporter substrate-binding protein has product MTRLLANLGLVVLALGLSALAGKYGFAWQKAALSMPHHSDNTAAQRPSRIISTEYNVNEIVMDMVAPERILALSQDADNPGLCNILERTAQIPGRVASNPIRVEQILALEPDVVFVGAACPAETVSLLELGGVRVVRINRGYTISEIQENIRLIGNAVGEPARAEDLIAGMNRELATIRRIVADAPAPRALYIGSGYGYTAGIDTYTDELLHAAGARNAAREAGIKAWGKIALETVIEMDPDVIFVPDTGGRAHGAVGMRLVIPPKPLEQDPVWQDVRAVKSGRVVTLPSSLLLCNSHYNTRAAWAMARALHPDRFQQNSP; this is encoded by the coding sequence ATGACACGACTTCTGGCCAATCTGGGACTGGTGGTATTGGCGCTGGGGCTGTCGGCGCTGGCCGGGAAGTACGGCTTTGCCTGGCAAAAAGCTGCGCTTTCGATGCCGCACCACAGCGACAACACCGCAGCGCAGCGCCCATCACGCATCATTTCAACCGAATACAATGTCAATGAAATCGTCATGGACATGGTTGCGCCGGAGCGGATTCTGGCGCTCAGCCAGGATGCCGACAATCCGGGCCTATGCAACATCTTGGAACGCACCGCGCAGATTCCGGGACGGGTGGCGTCCAATCCGATCCGGGTCGAGCAAATTCTGGCGCTCGAACCGGATGTGGTCTTCGTTGGGGCTGCGTGCCCGGCAGAAACCGTGTCGTTGCTTGAGCTGGGCGGTGTGCGTGTCGTACGCATCAACCGTGGTTATACGATTAGCGAAATTCAGGAAAACATCCGGCTTATTGGCAACGCCGTTGGCGAACCGGCGCGGGCGGAAGACCTGATTGCCGGGATGAATCGTGAACTGGCGACTATCCGCCGCATTGTGGCTGATGCGCCAGCGCCACGGGCGCTCTACATCGGGAGCGGTTATGGGTACACCGCCGGGATTGACACCTACACCGATGAGTTACTTCATGCGGCCGGCGCGCGCAATGCCGCACGGGAAGCCGGCATCAAGGCGTGGGGCAAAATCGCCCTCGAAACGGTCATTGAGATGGACCCGGATGTGATTTTTGTACCCGACACCGGCGGTCGCGCGCACGGTGCCGTCGGTATGCGGCTGGTCATTCCGCCAAAACCACTCGAACAGGACCCGGTGTGGCAGGACGTGCGGGCCGTCAAATCCGGCCGGGTGGTGACGTTGCCCTCAAGCCTGCTGCTCTGTAACTCGCACTACAACACGCGGGCGGCGTGGGCTATGGCACGGGCGCTGCATCCTGACCGGTTTCAGCAGAATTCGCCATGA
- a CDS encoding cobyric acid synthase, with protein MPARALMVLGTASHVGKSLLTAGLCRIFRQNGWRVAPFKAQNMALNSAATPDGGEIGRAQALQAEACELAPTTDMNPILIKPSSDQTAQYVVQGKVWRNLTARDYFSFRVRELFPRVLESYTRLAEQFDLIILEGAGSPAEINLRDYDIVNMRMAHAANAACLLVGDIDRGGVFASLVGTLVLLDEADRARIRGTVINKFRGDRKLLEPGLAMLEAHTQRPCVGVIPYLPNLKLDEEDSVALEDRRTPARIWKSLPNTPERPLRIGVIALPWMSNFTDFDALAAEPSVALAFLERPEDLAGADVIILPGTKQTLHDLRYLREHGFVPPLLAHARNRPLVGICGGMQILGQRIEDPTGAEGGGWDEGLGCLPIMTVLRSEKWTTPAVGRWRPPTLFGRPVQNLRAEGYEIHLGETVYAPGAEGLFDVVRATGEQVVDGAVSPDGRIIGTYLHGLFDDDNFRHHFIAAVRRMCHVSPAESLRSYRLERRQRLDDLAAALRTALDLNQIERWLAV; from the coding sequence ATGCCGGCGCGGGCGCTGATGGTGCTGGGGACGGCATCCCATGTGGGCAAGTCGCTGCTGACGGCCGGGCTGTGCCGCATCTTCCGGCAGAACGGCTGGCGCGTTGCTCCGTTCAAGGCGCAGAACATGGCACTCAACTCGGCGGCCACACCCGACGGCGGAGAAATCGGCCGGGCCCAGGCGCTTCAGGCCGAAGCCTGCGAACTGGCCCCGACGACCGACATGAACCCGATTCTCATCAAGCCGTCGTCTGATCAGACGGCGCAGTATGTCGTTCAGGGGAAGGTTTGGCGCAACCTGACGGCGCGCGATTACTTTTCTTTTCGGGTACGGGAACTGTTCCCGCGTGTTCTGGAAAGCTACACCCGCCTGGCTGAACAGTTTGATCTCATCATTCTCGAAGGAGCCGGCTCGCCGGCAGAAATCAATCTCCGTGACTACGACATCGTGAACATGCGCATGGCGCACGCGGCCAATGCCGCCTGCCTGCTGGTGGGGGATATTGACCGGGGCGGAGTGTTTGCCTCCCTGGTTGGAACCCTCGTCCTGCTGGACGAAGCCGACCGCGCGCGGATTCGTGGAACGGTCATCAACAAGTTCCGGGGCGACCGCAAGCTGCTCGAACCGGGGCTGGCCATGCTCGAAGCTCATACGCAGCGGCCATGTGTGGGCGTCATCCCATACCTGCCCAACCTCAAGCTCGATGAGGAAGACAGCGTGGCGCTGGAAGACCGCCGGACACCGGCCCGCATCTGGAAGAGCTTGCCAAACACGCCGGAGCGACCGCTGCGCATTGGCGTCATCGCGCTGCCGTGGATGTCAAACTTCACGGATTTCGACGCGCTGGCCGCAGAGCCGTCCGTGGCCCTGGCCTTTCTGGAACGTCCCGAGGACCTGGCCGGGGCGGATGTCATCATCCTGCCTGGAACCAAGCAAACCCTGCACGACCTGCGCTACCTCCGCGAACATGGCTTTGTGCCGCCGCTGCTGGCGCATGCCCGGAACAGGCCACTGGTGGGCATCTGCGGTGGGATGCAAATCCTTGGGCAGCGGATTGAAGACCCGACCGGCGCGGAAGGCGGCGGCTGGGACGAAGGGCTGGGATGCCTGCCCATTATGACCGTGCTGCGGTCTGAAAAGTGGACGACGCCAGCCGTTGGACGCTGGCGGCCGCCGACCCTGTTTGGCCGGCCGGTGCAGAACCTGCGCGCCGAAGGCTATGAGATTCATCTGGGCGAGACCGTCTATGCCCCCGGCGCTGAAGGGCTGTTCGACGTAGTGCGCGCCACCGGGGAACAGGTCGTGGATGGCGCCGTTTCACCGGATGGACGAATCATCGGAACGTACTTGCACGGACTGTTTGATGACGACAATTTCCGGCATCACTTCATCGCGGCTGTCCGCCGCATGTGTCATGTATCGCCGGCCGAAAGCCTGCGCAGCTACCGGCTGGAGCGACGGCAACGCCTGGACGATCTGGCGGCGGCTTTGCGTACGGCGCTTGACCTGAACCAGATAGAGCGTTGGCTCGCAGTCTGA
- the selB gene encoding selenocysteine-specific translation elongation factor, with protein sequence MERSVIIGTAGHIDHGKTSLVQALTGTNPDRLPEEQRRGMTIDLGFAHLNYRDWRFAFVDVPGHERFIKNMLAGAHGIDLVLLVIAADEGVMPQTVEHLAICQLLGLSHGVIALTKCDLVEPDWLALIRDDVTRFTQGTFLAGKPVVAVSARTGAGCEALLQALAGEAATVRPHAVARPPRLPIDRIFTRPGFGTVVTGTLISGTFAVGEEVSIEPGGLVTRIRGLEVHGVARKEVRAGERVALNLASLEVGDLRRGDVVTPLHRFHPTSRLDVQLELLATAPSPLTDDARVRLHHGTSEVMARVTLLDGRRELPPGNVGFAQLRLEAPLLALPDDRFILRRYSPATTIGGGKVLDAHPPRRRGRWRQTDELLKQLAAGGDQRRMAFVRRTGATGLTLAELASLTGDSDAELEAFARRTPECVFLGPARRLVAQTALDQLCQNITMTLEMLHRERPRQPDLPREEIRQRTAHDLPAEVFQQAVAQLVREQRVFADARTMRLASHQIQLSAADTALKQTVEQLCRQAGWHMPTLPDLCRLTSRPEGHVLADVQLLLTEGRLVRVGDFLLHAEAASELLARLRQAKTKGETLDVGAFKVLFDLPRKYAIPLLEWLDQTGVTRRYGNTRLMA encoded by the coding sequence ATGGAACGCAGCGTCATCATCGGCACGGCCGGCCACATTGACCACGGCAAAACTTCGCTTGTCCAGGCATTGACCGGCACCAACCCGGACCGGCTGCCCGAAGAGCAGCGGCGCGGCATGACGATTGACCTGGGGTTTGCCCACCTGAATTACCGGGACTGGCGGTTTGCCTTTGTGGATGTGCCCGGCCACGAGCGGTTCATCAAAAACATGCTCGCCGGAGCCCACGGCATTGACCTGGTGCTGCTGGTCATTGCAGCCGATGAAGGCGTCATGCCCCAGACCGTTGAGCATCTGGCCATCTGCCAGTTGCTGGGACTTTCCCACGGCGTCATTGCCCTGACCAAGTGCGATCTGGTCGAACCCGACTGGCTGGCGCTCATCCGGGATGATGTCACCCGCTTCACCCAGGGCACCTTTCTGGCCGGCAAACCGGTCGTGGCCGTCAGTGCCCGCACTGGCGCGGGATGCGAGGCGTTGCTTCAGGCGCTGGCCGGCGAAGCGGCAACTGTCCGCCCCCACGCGGTCGCCCGTCCGCCACGGCTGCCCATTGACCGCATCTTCACCCGGCCGGGCTTTGGAACGGTTGTCACAGGAACATTGATTTCAGGAACTTTCGCCGTTGGGGAAGAAGTCAGCATCGAGCCGGGCGGACTCGTCACACGGATTCGCGGGCTTGAAGTCCACGGCGTCGCGCGCAAGGAAGTCCGCGCCGGGGAACGGGTGGCCCTCAATCTCGCGTCTCTGGAGGTTGGCGACCTGCGCCGGGGTGATGTCGTCACACCACTGCACCGCTTCCATCCAACGTCGCGCCTTGACGTACAGCTTGAGTTGCTGGCCACCGCGCCCTCCCCTCTGACGGATGACGCCCGCGTACGCCTGCACCACGGCACCAGCGAAGTCATGGCGCGGGTGACGTTGCTCGACGGTCGGCGCGAGCTGCCCCCCGGCAACGTCGGTTTTGCCCAACTCCGGCTGGAAGCGCCTCTGCTGGCCCTGCCCGATGACCGGTTCATTCTCCGGCGCTACTCACCGGCGACAACCATTGGCGGCGGCAAGGTTCTCGATGCCCATCCACCGCGCCGGCGCGGCCGCTGGCGGCAGACAGATGAATTGCTGAAACAACTGGCGGCTGGCGGCGACCAGCGGCGGATGGCATTTGTCCGGCGCACTGGCGCGACCGGGTTGACGCTTGCCGAACTGGCCAGCCTGACCGGCGACAGCGATGCCGAACTGGAAGCCTTTGCCCGCCGCACCCCGGAGTGTGTCTTCCTTGGCCCGGCCCGGCGTCTGGTCGCACAGACAGCCCTCGACCAGCTCTGTCAGAACATCACTATGACGCTCGAAATGCTCCACCGGGAACGGCCCCGCCAACCTGATCTGCCCCGGGAGGAAATCCGGCAGCGAACGGCCCACGACCTGCCGGCCGAAGTGTTCCAGCAGGCTGTGGCCCAGCTCGTCCGGGAGCAGCGCGTCTTCGCGGATGCGCGGACGATGCGGCTGGCCAGTCACCAGATTCAACTTTCTGCCGCTGATACGGCGCTGAAACAGACCGTGGAACAGCTCTGCCGCCAGGCCGGATGGCACATGCCGACCCTGCCTGACCTGTGCCGTCTGACCAGCCGCCCGGAAGGGCACGTACTGGCCGACGTTCAACTGCTCCTGACCGAAGGGCGGCTCGTGCGGGTCGGGGATTTTCTTCTGCACGCTGAAGCCGCGTCCGAACTGCTGGCGCGCCTGCGGCAGGCAAAAACGAAAGGTGAAACCCTCGATGTGGGGGCTTTCAAGGTGCTGTTCGACCTGCCGCGCAAGTACGCCATTCCCCTGCTCGAATGGCTTGACCAAACCGGCGTCACCCGGCGGTATGGCAACACCCGCCTTATGGCTTGA
- a CDS encoding ABC transporter ATP-binding protein, giving the protein MAVLELNDVWFEVDGKAIAREVSLSPAPGSFLALIGPNGSGKTTVLRLLAGLLSPTRGAAYLEGRDLREWSRREVARKVAVVPQDTHLDFAFTVRDIVAMGRHAHLGRFQPEGAHDRAVIEQAMARADILDLRARLVTELSGGERQRVLIARSLATEAPTILLDEPTASLDVAHALETYELCRRLAREGKTIVMAVHDLNAAARYADRVAVMQGGRCVAQGQPEEVMNECLLAEVFGVQVEMYRSRGGWMSFVFHLGPVAAEVAEYPR; this is encoded by the coding sequence ATGGCGGTTCTCGAACTCAACGACGTGTGGTTTGAGGTTGACGGCAAGGCCATTGCGCGCGAAGTGTCCCTGTCGCCAGCGCCGGGCAGCTTTCTGGCGCTGATCGGGCCGAACGGCTCCGGGAAGACAACGGTGCTCCGGTTGCTCGCCGGGCTGTTGTCGCCAACCCGTGGGGCGGCCTATCTGGAAGGACGTGACCTGCGCGAGTGGTCGCGCCGGGAAGTCGCGCGGAAGGTGGCCGTCGTGCCACAGGACACGCATCTGGATTTTGCTTTTACTGTGCGTGACATCGTGGCCATGGGGCGGCACGCGCATCTGGGGCGTTTCCAGCCGGAAGGGGCGCACGACCGCGCTGTGATTGAGCAGGCCATGGCGCGGGCCGACATCCTGGATTTGCGCGCGCGGCTGGTCACAGAGCTTTCCGGCGGAGAGCGCCAGCGCGTCCTCATTGCGCGCAGCCTGGCAACTGAAGCGCCGACCATTCTGCTCGATGAACCCACGGCCAGTCTGGATGTGGCGCATGCGCTTGAAACCTACGAGCTGTGCCGAAGGCTGGCCCGCGAAGGCAAAACCATCGTGATGGCCGTCCACGATCTCAATGCCGCCGCCCGTTATGCTGACCGGGTGGCGGTGATGCAGGGTGGGCGGTGTGTGGCGCAGGGCCAGCCCGAAGAGGTGATGAACGAGTGCCTGCTGGCCGAAGTGTTTGGCGTACAGGTGGAAATGTACCGGTCACGCGGCGGGTGGATGAGTTTTGTCTTTCACCTGGGGCCGGTTGCCGCTGAAGTGGCGGAGTATCCGCGCTAG